GGGAGGTCCAGGCCCAGCTTCCCGAGGCCCGGGGGCTCGCCAGGCGGGCCTTGGAGGAGGAGGCCCGCTTTCTCCTGGGCTCCCTGGAGGCCGATGCCCGCTACCTGGCCTCCTTAGGGGTCTTCCTCCAGGACCCGGAGCGGGGCCTGGTGGACTTCCCCGCCCGCATCGGGGGGGAGGTGGTCTTCCTCTGCTGGCAGGAGGGGGAGCCGGAGGTGGCCCACTACCACCCCCTCTCCGGGGGGTTCGCCCAGCGGCGGCCCCTAAAGGCGGCGGGGGAGGGAAAGGGGGCTAGCGGCCTCCCTCCCCGGGAGGGGCGCCCCGGCGAAAGGCGTCCAGGCGCCTGAGGTCCTCCTGGACGAGGTCGTCCCGGCCCGCCAGGGACTCCAGGTGGTGCCGGAGTTCGTGGAGGAGGGTTTCCCACACCTCCCCCTCCCAGTCGAAGCCCGGGCCCGCCACCTCCAGGAAGGAGCCGTAGTAGAGGGCGATGTGCCGCCCCAGGCCCTCGAAGCCCCCAAAACTGGTGGGGGGCCCCGGGTCCAGGTACTCCCCCAGGCGCCACACCCCGGGGACCCCCGGCTCGGGCTTGGCCTGGGGCAGGACATGCACCCCCTGAAGCCCCCGCTTGAAGGCCTCGGGGACCTCCCCCCAAAGCCGCTCCACCAGGTTCAAAAAGGCCTCGTAGGTCATGGCCGGTGGTAGGGGTGGCCCGCCCTCAGGGTGAGGAGGCGGTAGAGCTGCTCCAGGAGGACCAGGAGGGCCAGCTCGTGCTGCAGGGTGAGGGGGGAGAGGGCGAGGAGGAGGTCCGCCCGCTCCCGGACGGCCTGGGGGTGCCCCTCCGCTCCCCCCACCAGGAAGGCCACCCGCTCCCCCTCCCAGCCCCGGAAGACCCGGTAGAGCTCCGCCGTGGTGAAAAGACTCCCCCCCTCGTCCAGGACCACCTTGCGGTACCCCTCCGCCTTGGGAAGCAGCCCCCCCGGCTCGCGGACGAAGAGGATCTCCAGGGGAGCGTACCGCCCGATGCGCCCCGCGTACTCCTCCACCCCGAGCCGGGCGTAGGGGAGCCGGGGCCGGCCCACCGCCACCACCCGCAGGCGCATCCCCTCCCCTAGGCCAGCCCGCCCACCCGGCGGAGCTTGTAGCGCTCGTAGAGGAGGACGGGAGGGTCGGAAAGGCGCACCGCCACGGGCAGGGCCCGGTCCCCCAGGAGGGCCCGGAGGCGCACCTCCCCTTCCCCCAGGGCCTCCCAGGCCAGGAGGACGCTCTGGGGGGCCTCCCGGTCCTCCACCCGGAGCTCCACCCCCCCGGCCTGGGGCCGGAGGGTCACCCGCAGGGTGTCCCCGTAGGTGGCGTACAGGCCGAAGATCCGCTCCCCCAGGGCCTCCAGCCGGTAGAAGGGGAGGGCCTCCAGGGGCTCCCCCAGGAGGAGGGCCAAGGCGGCCTGGGCGATCTGGGCCAGGGGGTAGCCGGAGCCGTTGGCCAGCACCGCCACCCCAAGCCCCTCCTCGGGGAGGAAGGCCAGGTGGGCGGTGTAGACCAAAACGCTCCCCCCGTGCCCCACCAGGGTGCGGCCGAAGAAGGGCTGGACCATGAGGCCCAGGGCGTACTGGGCCGGGCCCAGGGGGCCGGGCCAAAGAGGCTCCCCGGGGACGGGAACCCGGGGGCGGAGGAGCTCCCGGTAGGCCTCCTCCCCCACCAGGGGAGCCCCTCGGCGGAGCCACATCCGCAGGTAAAGGGCCAGGTCCAAGGCGGTGCTCACCAGGGCCCCGTCGCTCCCCACCGCCATGGGAGCGGCCCGGCCCGGGCGGGGCCGTCCCTCCGGGGGGACCAGGTAGGGGGTGGCCAGCTCAGGGGCCTCCTCCCCCAAAAACCCCGTGGCCTCCATGCCCAGGGGCTTCAGGACCCGCTCCCGCAGGTACTCCCCGTAGGACAGGCCGGAAAGCTCCTGGATGATCCCCCCGAGGAGGACATACCCCTCGTTGAGGTAGAACCAGCGCTCCCCAGGGCGGGCCTCGGCCCAGCCCTCGGCCCCGTTCAGCCAGGCCACGAAGTCCGCCACCGCGGCCAGGGCCAGGGGCCTTCCCCCGGTGCCCTGGTCGTAGCGGATCTCCGCCTCGGCGTAGGCCAGGGCGGGGATCCCCGAGGTGTGGGCCAGGAGGTGCTCCACCCGGACGGGCTCCCCGAAGGGGCGCACCCTGAGGGGCAGGAAGCGCTCCACGGGGTCCTCCAGGGAGAGCTTTCCCTCCTCCACCAGCTGCATCAGGGCCAAGGCGGTGAAGGACTTGGTGACGCTGCCGATGCCGTAGCGGGTGGTGGGGGTGGCGGGGAGCTTTCGCTCCAGGTCGCGGAAGCCGAAGCCCCGGGCGTAGGCCACCTCCTCCCCCCGGACCACGGCCAGGCTCAGGCCGGGGAGCCGGCTCCGCCGGAGCCTCTCCCGGACGAAGGCCTCCAGGGTCTCCCAAGGTGCCACGGCCACCTCCTTCCGGGCCATCCTACCACGGCCCGGGGGCCTGGCCCGCCAGGGCCTTCCGCACCCGGGGGAGCACCTCCGCCCCCAGGAGCTCGAGGGCCCGGAGGACCTTGCGGTGGGGCAGGGCGCCCACGGTGGGCTGCAGGAGGAGCTTTTCCGGGCGGAAGAGCTCCTACCAGCACAGGGCCTTCTCCACCGCCCGCAGGGGGTCGCCGATGCAGTCCGCCCCCGCCAGGCCCCGGGGTCGGGCGAAGCACCTGGGTTCCAGGGGCCGCCGGCCCCGCCCCCGGCCGAGGCGGCGCATCGCCTCCAGGAAGGCGGGGGCGGCGAGGCACAGGGCCTCCCCGTCCTCCTCTGCCAGGAAGCCGTGGGCTGCCGGGGCCAGGCGGGGGGTGTGGCCCCGGGCCGCCTCCCGGTAGGGCTCGGCGATGGGCAGGAACCGCCGGGATCCCCCCGATGACGGCCAGGACCAGGGGCAGACCCAGCTCCCCCGCCCGTACCGCCGACCCCGGGGCGCCCCCGGCAGCCACCCAGAGGGGGTCCAGGGCGGTACCCGGACGGGGTCCTCGGAACCCAGCGCCACCGCGGCGCTGGCCAGGCGGATCCTCCGGGTGCGGGCGGCTAAGGCGGCGAGGACCACCGCCGGGGCCGAGACCGCGTACCCCTCCCGGTGGGGCTCCCCCACGGCAAAGACCGCGAGCCCCACCCCCACAGCTCCCCCAGCACCCCCTGCCAGGCCAGGGCCTTCTCCCCGGGGAAGAGCCAGTAGCCCAGCAGCCTTCTCTCCCCCTCATACCCTTTCCTGTAGTACCCCTCTTCCATGCCCCAGGTAGCCCGCCACCTGACCTTGAGGGAACTGGAGCGGAGGTACAAAAAGGCCAAGGACCTGGTGGAAAAGACCTGCTTGCAAGCGGTCTATCACGCAGCCAGGGGCCTCTCCGCCAAGGAGATCGCCCGCATTACCCTGCAGACCCCCGCTGGGTGCACGCCGCCCTGCGCCGGTAGGGCCTCCTGGGCCCCGAGGCCCTGCGGGATGGGCGGCACAGCAACCCCGGAGCCCGGCCCAAGCTCTGGCGGCGGGTGGCGGAGCATCTGGGGAAGCGGCTTTCCCTGGTCACGAGCGGAGCTCGTATCTTGACCCCCATCTACCGCCTACTCCACGAGGCGGGGTTTGCCCTGCGGGTACCGCGGCCGGTGCACCGGAAGGCGGAGAGGAAGGCACAGGAGGCGTTTAAAAGGGGCTCCGGCGGGAGGTGGAGGCGGCCCGGGCCGAGGGGCGCAGGGTGAGGGTGTTTGCCTACGATGAGCACCGGTTGGGGCTGAAGCCGGTGTACCGGCGGGTGTGGGCCCGGCGGGGGGAGAGGCCTAAGGCGGTGGTGGCGCACCGGTACCGGTGGTCTTACCTGTGCCCCTTGCAAGATAGCCCTGCGGGCTGACGTGGAGCCGGAGACGGGGGAAGCTTTGAGCCTTTTGGGGGACGGGGTGGCCCCTGTCCCCGAGGGTGGAGCGGGTGTGGCCTTTGGTGAACGAGGCGGTGGCGAACCGGTACTTTGTGGACCTGGAGGCCCTGATGGAGGCGGTGGAGAGGCGGTGGTTGGTGCTGCAGGGGGACTGGGAGCTCCTCAGGAGGCACACCCTCTTCCACTGGTGGCCCCGGGAGAAGGGTTCAGCGTAAAAGGGTATGAGAGGGATGGTCCCTACCTGCTCCTGAGGGGGCTGGTGCGGCTTCTCAACCACCTGGCCACCCGGGAGTTCCTGGAGGGGGAAGGAGGGGGAGGAAGTTATGGGTAAAGCCCTGCTACATACCCTTGACTTTCATAGGCTCAATGGTATATCATCCCCGGCAATCCCCGGAGAGGGGGAAAGGAGGCAGGATGGCAGGGCTGAGCGCTGAAGTGGAAGCCGAAATCCGGCATCTGGAGGCCATGATCGCCCGCCTCGAGGCGGGGGAGGAGGACCCCGAGGACTTCCGGGTCTTCCGGCTGAAAAACGGGATTTACGGCATCCGGGGCAGACCCGAACACCACATGATCCGGATCAAGCTTCCTGTGGGGCGGGTCAGCACCGAGGCCCTGAGGGTTCTGGCCGACGTGGCCGAGCGTTACACGGAAAACCGGTTGGCCCACGTGACCACCCGTCAGGCGGTCCAGCTCCACCACGTGCACCGCCAGGACGTACCCAAGGTCCTCCGTGCGGTCAACACCGTGGGCCTCACCACCCGGGAAGCTTGCGGTCACTCCATCCGGGCCATCACCTGCTGCCCCTTCGCCGGTGTCTCCCCGGAGGAACCCTTTGACGTAACCCCTTACGCAGAGGTCGCCTACCGCTACTTCCTCCGCCACCCGGTGGGCCAGAACCTGCCCCGCAAGTTCAAGATCGCCTTCGAAGGGTGCGCCACGGACCACGCCCGCACTTCCATCCACGACATCGGCGTGGTGGCGGCCAAGGAAGGGGAGCGGAGGGGCTTCCGCCTCTATGTGGGCGGTGGGCTCGGAGCTGCCCCCATGAGCGCGGAGCTCTTAGAGCCCTTCACCCCCGAGGAGGAGCTCCTCCCCACCATGCTGGCCATCCTCCGGCTCTTCGACCGCTACGGCAACCGTAAGGTGCTCACCCAGGCCCGGCTCAAATTCCTGGTGAAGCGGTGGGGCATCGCCGCCTTCCGGGAAGCGGTGCGAGAGGAAAGGCGGCTGGTTAAGCTCACCGCCAGCGGCGAGGACCTCAAGGCCTGGCAACCCCCCCAGGATCCCCCATCCCCCGCCCTTCCTTCCCTACCGCGGAAGCCCTTCTCCTTCGCCCCGGGGTTTGACGAGTGGCGCCGCACCAACCTTTTCCGCCAAAAGCAGGCGGGCTTTTATACGGTCCTTATGCGCCTACCCCTGGGGGACATCACCCCGGAGGGCCTAAGGGCCCTGGCCGAGATCGCCGAAACCTACGCGGCCGAGGTGCGAAGCGCTATCAGCCAGAACCTCCTCTTGCGCTTCGTGCCTGAGGAAGCCTTGGGGGGGTTATACGAGTCCCTTTTGCAGGCAGGCTTGGCCCACCCCCAGGCCCACACCCTCTTGGACATTACCCGATGCCCTGGAGCCGACACCTGTAACCTGGCCATCACCCACTCCCGAGGGTTAGCCCAGGCCCTGGAGGCGCACCTTTCCACCTTGCCCTTGGCCCGCGACCCTGCGGTGCGCCCCCTGAGCCTGAAGATCTCCGGCTGCCCCAACGCCTGCGGCCAGCACCACATCGCGGACATCGGCTTCTACGGGGCAAGCCGCAAAGTGGAGGAACGGGAGGTGCCCCACTACACCCTGCTCCTGGGCGGGGGGACACGGGAAGGGGAGGCGCGCTTCGGCCAGGTGGTGGCCCGCATCCCTGCCCGGCGCACTCCCGAGGCGGTGGAGAGGATCCTGAGGCGCTACCAGGAGGAGCGGCAGCAGGGGGAAAGCTTCCAGGCCTTTTTGGACCGGGTGGGAGTGGCCTCTTTCAAGCCTCTCCTTGAAGATCTCCAAAGCATCCCCTCCTACGAGGAAGCCCCGGAGTATTACCAGGACCTAGGGGCGGAAGGAGAGGCCTTCCGGGTGCGGCTGGGCCGTGGGGAGTGCGCGGTGTAAGGGAGGTTAGGCATGCGCATCGCCTATGCCGGGCTTAGGAGGAAGGAAGAGTTCAAAGCCCTAGCGGAAAAGCTGGGCCTCACCCCCCTTCTCTTCCCCGTACAGGCCACGGAGAGGGTGCCCGTCCCCGAGTACCAGGACCACCTCCGGCAGCTGAAAGGGGGGGTGGACCTCTTCGTGGCCACCACAGGGGTTGGGGTAAGAGAACTGATGGAAGGAGGGCGGATTCTAGGACTGGACTTAAAGGGAAGCCTGGAAAAAGCCCTACGCCTGGCCCGGGGGGCCAAGGCCGCTCGGGCGCTCAGGGACCTAGGGCTTCCCCCTCATGGGGTAGGGGACGGAACCACGCCAAGCCTCCTCCCCCTCCTGCCCCAAGGGCCAGGGGTAGCGGCCCTGCAGCTTTACGGCAAGCCCTTACCTGCTCTGGAGCAGGTCTTGGAGAAAAGGGGCTACCGGGTCCTCTCCCTCATGCCCTACCGCCACCTGCCCGATATCCAGGGAATCCGCCTCTTGGAAAAGGCTATCCTCTCCCACCAGGTGGATGCGGTGGCCTTTGTGGCCGCCATCCAGGTGGAGTTCCTCTTGGAGGAGGCGGAGGACCCGGGGGCGCTAAGGCAGACTTTAAACGGTGAGGTGAGGGCCTTGGCCGTGGGCCGGGTTACCGCCGACGCCCTGAGGGAATGGGGGGTAAGACCCTTTTACGTGGATGAAAAGGAACGCTTGGGAAGCACGCTTCAGGGGTTTTTGCGCTCAATACGAGGGGCGGCATGACCTACTTTCCCCTGATGCTGGACCTAAGGGATAGACCCGTTCTCCTCATCGCTGGGGGGCCGGAAACGGGGGCGAAGCTCACAAGCCTCCTCGAGGCCCAGGCCAAGGTAACGGTCCTAGCCGAAGCAAGGGACGCGGACCGCTGGAACCTGGCTGGCCTCGCCGAGGAGGGCAGGATCCGCTGGATTCCCCGGGGTTACCGGGAAGGGGATCTAGAGGGCTTTTACCTGGTGGTGAGCCACCCCAGGGACAAGGCCATCCACCCTCAGGTCAAGGTGGAGGCGGAGAGACGAAGGGTGTTTTTGGTAGCCGTGGACGACCCGGAAAACGCCACCGCCATCCTTCCCGCTGTGGTGCGCCGAGGAGAACTGGTGCTGGCCCTTTCCACCTCCGGCGCCGCCCCCGCCTTGGCGGTACGGCTTAAGGAGCGCCTGCAGAAGCTCTTGGGCCCGGAATACAAGGAGCTCGTGGCCTACCTGCGCACCCTAAGGCCCACGCTCGCGGCAATCCCCGACTTTGAAGAGCGCAGGCGGCTTTGGTATCGCATCGTGGACCTGGCCCTCCACCAGCTGGACCTAGACCCCATAGGAGGCCTCCGTAGGGCCCAGGCGGAGGCGGAGGAAGCCCTGAGGGAGGTTTGCGTATGGACAAGGTAGAAGGAGCAAAAACCATCATACGGGAGGCGCTGGTCACCTGCACCCGTCCCTGCTTCACCTGCAGCTTTCAGGCAGAGGACGTGGTGGTTCTCCACCTTCTCCTAAGGGAAAGGCCGGATATCCCTGTCCTCTTCCTGGACACCGGCTACCACTTCCCCGAGGTCTACGCTTACCGGGATGCGCTTAAGGAGCGGTTGGGTTTCTACGTCATAAACTTAACCCCAAGCCTTTCCAAGGAAGAGCAAGAACGCCTTTACGGGAAGCTCTACGAGACTGACCCCACCCGCTGCTGCCAGATCCGCAAGGTAGAGCCCCTCTTCCAGGCCCTGGAGGGCTACGACGCCTGGTTTACCGGTCTCCGGCGGGAGCAATCCCCTACCCGGGCCCACCTAAAGCCCGTGGAGGAGGCTATCCTGCAAAGCGGCCACCGGCTGCAAAAGGTGAGCCCCCTTTACGACTGGACCCTGAAGGAGGTCTTCGCCTACCTGGCCGTGGCCGATCTGCCCCACCTACCCCTTTACGACCAGGGTTACCTCTCCATCGGCTGCGCTCCCTGTACGGCCAAGCCGTTGGATCCCCAGGATGCCCGCTCCGGCCGCTGGGCGGGCAAGGGCAAGCTGGAGTGCGGCATCCACCTGCACGCTAAGGAGGGGTAGATGGCCTTTCTCCTGGGCTTCCTCATCGCCTTGGCCATCGGGGTCACAGGGGTGGGCCAGGGCACCCTCACCGCTCCCCTCCTCATCCTCCTCCTGGGCCTGCCCCCCGAAGTGGCCGTGGGCACCGCCCTCCTCTTCGGAGCCCTCATCAAGGTGCCCGCCTCGGGGGTCTACCTCCTCCGGGGAGGGGTGGACCGGCGGGCCCTCGGGCTGCTCCTCCTGGGGGGCGGGCCTGGAGCCCTGCTGGGGGCCTTGGCCCTGGCCGCCTTCCGGGAGGCGCGGGACCTGGTCCTTCTCCTGGTGGGGCTCACCGTGGCCCTCTCCGCGGGCCTGGGGCTTCTGGGAAGCCTTCGCGGGCGGAAGGTGCGGGAGCGCCTACACCTTCTCCCGCCCGCGGCCTTGGGGATCGGCCTTATCACGGGCTTCTCCTCCGGGGGGACCGGGTCCTTGGGCAACCTCCTCCTCCTTCACACCACCCGGCTTCCCCCCCGACAGGTGGTGGGCACGATCCTCCTCTTCGGCCAGCTCCTGGCCCTCCTGGGCGGCGGGATACACCTGGGCTTCGGCCACGTGCACTCAGAACTCCTCCTTCCCCTAGTTCTGGGCGGCCTACTGGGGGCCTCTCTGGGCGCTTTCCTCTCCGCCTGGCTCCCCCCAAAACCCCTCAGGGTGGCCCTCCTCCTCTGGCTTCTGCTGGTGGGGAGCCAGCTGGCCTACCGCGGAGGGAGCGTATGGCTAAGGTCTATCTGGTAGGCGCCGGCCCCGGGGACCCCGAGCTCCTCACCCTTAAGGCCCATCGGCTCCTGAGGGGAGCCCCCGTGGTCCTCCACGATCGGCTGGTGGATGAAAGGATCCTCTCCCTGATAAGGGGGAAGTGGGTGGACGTGGGCAAGGAAGAAGGGGAAAGCGGGGTGCAGGAGGCCATCCACCGCCTGCTGCTCCGCTATGCCCAGGCCTACCCCTTCGTGGTCCGGCTTAAGGGCGGGGACCCCTTGGTCTTTGGAAGAGGGGGCGAGGAGGCCCTCTTCCTGGCCGCCCACGGGATAGGGGTCGAGGTAGTCCCGGGGGTGAGCAGCGTCTTGGCCACGGGGCTTCCCCTCACCCACCGAGGCCTGAGTTCGGGTTTCGCCGTGGTCCCCGG
The genomic region above belongs to Thermus thermamylovorans and contains:
- a CDS encoding DUF2203 domain-containing protein — encoded protein: MFARIFTKEEADALLPELRRVLAQMRQAQRELREVQAQLPEARGLARRALEEEARFLLGSLEADARYLASLGVFLQDPERGLVDFPARIGGEVVFLCWQEGEPEVAHYHPLSGGFAQRRPLKAAGEGKGASGLPPREGRPGERRPGA
- a CDS encoding metallopeptidase family protein yields the protein MTYEAFLNLVERLWGEVPEAFKRGLQGVHVLPQAKPEPGVPGVWRLGEYLDPGPPTSFGGFEGLGRHIALYYGSFLEVAGPGFDWEGEVWETLLHELRHHLESLAGRDDLVQEDLRRLDAFRRGAPPGEGGR
- a CDS encoding 23S rRNA (pseudouridine(1915)-N(3))-methyltransferase RlmH; translated protein: MRLRVVAVGRPRLPYARLGVEEYAGRIGRYAPLEILFVREPGGLLPKAEGYRKVVLDEGGSLFTTAELYRVFRGWEGERVAFLVGGAEGHPQAVRERADLLLALSPLTLQHELALLVLLEQLYRLLTLRAGHPYHRP
- a CDS encoding serine hydrolase domain-containing protein; the protein is MAPWETLEAFVRERLRRSRLPGLSLAVVRGEEVAYARGFGFRDLERKLPATPTTRYGIGSVTKSFTALALMQLVEEGKLSLEDPVERFLPLRVRPFGEPVRVEHLLAHTSGIPALAYAEAEIRYDQGTGGRPLALAAVADFVAWLNGAEGWAEARPGERWFYLNEGYVLLGGIIQELSGLSYGEYLRERVLKPLGMEATGFLGEEAPELATPYLVPPEGRPRPGRAAPMAVGSDGALVSTALDLALYLRMWLRRGAPLVGEEAYRELLRPRVPVPGEPLWPGPLGPAQYALGLMVQPFFGRTLVGHGGSVLVYTAHLAFLPEEGLGVAVLANGSGYPLAQIAQAALALLLGEPLEALPFYRLEALGERIFGLYATYGDTLRVTLRPQAGGVELRVEDREAPQSVLLAWEALGEGEVRLRALLGDRALPVAVRLSDPPVLLYERYKLRRVGGLA
- a CDS encoding LLM class flavin-dependent oxidoreductase, encoding MGLAVFAVGEPHREGYAVSAPAVVLAALAARTRRIRLASAAVALGSEDPVRVPPWTPSGWLPGAPRGRRYGRGSWVCPWSWPSSGGSRRFLPIAEPYREAARGHTPRLAPAAHGFLAEEDGEALCLAAPAFLEAMRRLGRGRGRRPLEPRCFARPRGLAGADCIGDPLRAVEKALCW
- a CDS encoding winged helix-turn-helix domain-containing protein — protein: MAEHLGKRLSLVTSGARILTPIYRLLHEAGFALRVPRPVHRKAERKAQEAFKRGSGGRWRRPGPRGAG
- a CDS encoding nitrite/sulfite reductase, whose translation is MAGLSAEVEAEIRHLEAMIARLEAGEEDPEDFRVFRLKNGIYGIRGRPEHHMIRIKLPVGRVSTEALRVLADVAERYTENRLAHVTTRQAVQLHHVHRQDVPKVLRAVNTVGLTTREACGHSIRAITCCPFAGVSPEEPFDVTPYAEVAYRYFLRHPVGQNLPRKFKIAFEGCATDHARTSIHDIGVVAAKEGERRGFRLYVGGGLGAAPMSAELLEPFTPEEELLPTMLAILRLFDRYGNRKVLTQARLKFLVKRWGIAAFREAVREERRLVKLTASGEDLKAWQPPQDPPSPALPSLPRKPFSFAPGFDEWRRTNLFRQKQAGFYTVLMRLPLGDITPEGLRALAEIAETYAAEVRSAISQNLLLRFVPEEALGGLYESLLQAGLAHPQAHTLLDITRCPGADTCNLAITHSRGLAQALEAHLSTLPLARDPAVRPLSLKISGCPNACGQHHIADIGFYGASRKVEEREVPHYTLLLGGGTREGEARFGQVVARIPARRTPEAVERILRRYQEERQQGESFQAFLDRVGVASFKPLLEDLQSIPSYEEAPEYYQDLGAEGEAFRVRLGRGECAV
- a CDS encoding uroporphyrinogen-III synthase, with translation MRIAYAGLRRKEEFKALAEKLGLTPLLFPVQATERVPVPEYQDHLRQLKGGVDLFVATTGVGVRELMEGGRILGLDLKGSLEKALRLARGAKAARALRDLGLPPHGVGDGTTPSLLPLLPQGPGVAALQLYGKPLPALEQVLEKRGYRVLSLMPYRHLPDIQGIRLLEKAILSHQVDAVAFVAAIQVEFLLEEAEDPGALRQTLNGEVRALAVGRVTADALREWGVRPFYVDEKERLGSTLQGFLRSIRGAA
- a CDS encoding precorrin-2 dehydrogenase/sirohydrochlorin ferrochelatase family protein — protein: MTYFPLMLDLRDRPVLLIAGGPETGAKLTSLLEAQAKVTVLAEARDADRWNLAGLAEEGRIRWIPRGYREGDLEGFYLVVSHPRDKAIHPQVKVEAERRRVFLVAVDDPENATAILPAVVRRGELVLALSTSGAAPALAVRLKERLQKLLGPEYKELVAYLRTLRPTLAAIPDFEERRRLWYRIVDLALHQLDLDPIGGLRRAQAEAEEALREVCVWTR
- a CDS encoding phosphoadenylyl-sulfate reductase, whose amino-acid sequence is MDKVEGAKTIIREALVTCTRPCFTCSFQAEDVVVLHLLLRERPDIPVLFLDTGYHFPEVYAYRDALKERLGFYVINLTPSLSKEEQERLYGKLYETDPTRCCQIRKVEPLFQALEGYDAWFTGLRREQSPTRAHLKPVEEAILQSGHRLQKVSPLYDWTLKEVFAYLAVADLPHLPLYDQGYLSIGCAPCTAKPLDPQDARSGRWAGKGKLECGIHLHAKEG
- a CDS encoding TSUP family transporter gives rise to the protein MAFLLGFLIALAIGVTGVGQGTLTAPLLILLLGLPPEVAVGTALLFGALIKVPASGVYLLRGGVDRRALGLLLLGGGPGALLGALALAAFREARDLVLLLVGLTVALSAGLGLLGSLRGRKVRERLHLLPPAALGIGLITGFSSGGTGSLGNLLLLHTTRLPPRQVVGTILLFGQLLALLGGGIHLGFGHVHSELLLPLVLGGLLGASLGAFLSAWLPPKPLRVALLLWLLLVGSQLAYRGGSVWLRSIW
- the cobA gene encoding uroporphyrinogen-III C-methyltransferase; this encodes MAKVYLVGAGPGDPELLTLKAHRLLRGAPVVLHDRLVDERILSLIRGKWVDVGKEEGESGVQEAIHRLLLRYAQAYPFVVRLKGGDPLVFGRGGEEALFLAAHGIGVEVVPGVSSVLATGLPLTHRGLSSGFAVVPGVLAGGAYPDLRPFAQVPTLVVLMGVKRRAWIAQELMRLGRSPEEPSVFVERATSPKERRLKADLREVAEGKVKVASPAVWVIGKVAEVFAEVGSARALAIEEVSP